The proteins below come from a single Haliaeetus albicilla chromosome 22, bHalAlb1.1, whole genome shotgun sequence genomic window:
- the METTL9 gene encoding protein-L-histidine N-pros-methyltransferase isoform X3 yields MRLWLCWLGCYTLFLWVLRRRMWSGPARYLRSPLSRSLYVNMMGSHSQPAPGARENHQWYVCNTEQLSESLQPVFVQSYLDQGTQIFLNNSIEKSGWLFIQLYHSFVSSIFSLFMSRTSINGLLGRGSMFVFSPEQFQRLLKINPEWKSHRLLDLGAGDGEVTKVMSPHFEEIYATELSETMIWQLQKKKYRVLGINEWQNTGFQYDVISCLNLLDRCDQPLTVLKDIRSVLEPTRGRVILALVLPFHPYVENGCHI; encoded by the exons ATGAGACTGTGGCTGTGCTGGCTGGGCTGCTACACCCTGTTCCTGTGGgtgctgaggaggaggatgtgGTCTGGCCCTGCCAGGTACCTGAGGAGCCCTTTATCCAGGTCCCTCTACGTGAATATGATGGGCAGccacagccagccagccccgGGCGCCAGGGAGAACCACCAG TGGTATGTCTGCAACACAGAACAGTTATCTGAATCCCTTCAGCCTGTTTTTGTCCAGAGTTACCTTGACCAAGGAACACAGATCTTCTTAAATAACAGCATTGAGAAATCAGGCTGGCTGTTTATCCAGCTCTATCACTCTTTTGTGTCCTCAATTTTTAGCCTCTTTATGTCTAGAACATCTATCAATGG gcTGCTGGGAAGGGGCTCAATGTTTGTGTTTTCCCCAGAACAGTTTCAGAGACTGcttaaaataaatccagaatGGAAATCCCACAGACTTCTCGATTTAGGAGCTGGGGATGGAGAAGTCACTAAAGTCATGAGTCCTCACTTTGAAGAAATCTATGCCACTGAATTGTCTGAAACTATGATATGgcagcttcagaaaaagaaatacag GGTGCTTGGTATAAATGAATGGCAAAACACAGGATTTCAGTATGATGTTATCAGCTGTTTGAATTTGCTGGATCGCTGTGATCAACCACTGACTGTATTAAAAGATATTAGAAGTGTACTGGAGCCAACTAGAGGCAGAGTCATTCTAGCATTAGTTCTGCCATTTCACCCATATGTGGAAAATG GTTGCCACATTTGA
- the METTL9 gene encoding protein-L-histidine N-pros-methyltransferase isoform X1 — translation MRLWLCWLGCYTLFLWVLRRRMWSGPARYLRSPLSRSLYVNMMGSHSQPAPGARENHQWYVCNTEQLSESLQPVFVQSYLDQGTQIFLNNSIEKSGWLFIQLYHSFVSSIFSLFMSRTSINGLLGRGSMFVFSPEQFQRLLKINPEWKSHRLLDLGAGDGEVTKVMSPHFEEIYATELSETMIWQLQKKKYRVLGINEWQNTGFQYDVISCLNLLDRCDQPLTVLKDIRSVLEPTRGRVILALVLPFHPYVENVGGKWEKPSEVLEIKGHTWEEQVNSLPEVFSKAGFAIEAFTRLPYLCEGDMYNDYYVLDDAVFVLKPV, via the exons ATGAGACTGTGGCTGTGCTGGCTGGGCTGCTACACCCTGTTCCTGTGGgtgctgaggaggaggatgtgGTCTGGCCCTGCCAGGTACCTGAGGAGCCCTTTATCCAGGTCCCTCTACGTGAATATGATGGGCAGccacagccagccagccccgGGCGCCAGGGAGAACCACCAG TGGTATGTCTGCAACACAGAACAGTTATCTGAATCCCTTCAGCCTGTTTTTGTCCAGAGTTACCTTGACCAAGGAACACAGATCTTCTTAAATAACAGCATTGAGAAATCAGGCTGGCTGTTTATCCAGCTCTATCACTCTTTTGTGTCCTCAATTTTTAGCCTCTTTATGTCTAGAACATCTATCAATGG gcTGCTGGGAAGGGGCTCAATGTTTGTGTTTTCCCCAGAACAGTTTCAGAGACTGcttaaaataaatccagaatGGAAATCCCACAGACTTCTCGATTTAGGAGCTGGGGATGGAGAAGTCACTAAAGTCATGAGTCCTCACTTTGAAGAAATCTATGCCACTGAATTGTCTGAAACTATGATATGgcagcttcagaaaaagaaatacag GGTGCTTGGTATAAATGAATGGCAAAACACAGGATTTCAGTATGATGTTATCAGCTGTTTGAATTTGCTGGATCGCTGTGATCAACCACTGACTGTATTAAAAGATATTAGAAGTGTACTGGAGCCAACTAGAGGCAGAGTCATTCTAGCATTAGTTCTGCCATTTCACCCATATGTGGAAAATG tagGTGGCAAGTGGGAAAAGCCCTCAGAAGTTTTGGAAATCAAAGGGCACACTTGGGAAGAACAGGTGAATAGCCTGCCAGAAGTTTTCAgtaaagctggttttgccatagAGGCTTTCACCAGACTGCCATACCTATGTGAAGGTGATATGTATAATGACTACTATGTACTAGATGATGCTGTCTTCGTCCTCAAGCCAGTGTAA
- the METTL9 gene encoding protein-L-histidine N-pros-methyltransferase isoform X2, translated as MLGGSFIDIIVLKDLWTCFLVLWYVCNTEQLSESLQPVFVQSYLDQGTQIFLNNSIEKSGWLFIQLYHSFVSSIFSLFMSRTSINGLLGRGSMFVFSPEQFQRLLKINPEWKSHRLLDLGAGDGEVTKVMSPHFEEIYATELSETMIWQLQKKKYRVLGINEWQNTGFQYDVISCLNLLDRCDQPLTVLKDIRSVLEPTRGRVILALVLPFHPYVENVGGKWEKPSEVLEIKGHTWEEQVNSLPEVFSKAGFAIEAFTRLPYLCEGDMYNDYYVLDDAVFVLKPV; from the exons ATGCTGGGAGGCAGCTTCATAGACATAATTGTTTTGAAAGACTTGTGGACCTGCTTCTTGGTACTG TGGTATGTCTGCAACACAGAACAGTTATCTGAATCCCTTCAGCCTGTTTTTGTCCAGAGTTACCTTGACCAAGGAACACAGATCTTCTTAAATAACAGCATTGAGAAATCAGGCTGGCTGTTTATCCAGCTCTATCACTCTTTTGTGTCCTCAATTTTTAGCCTCTTTATGTCTAGAACATCTATCAATGG gcTGCTGGGAAGGGGCTCAATGTTTGTGTTTTCCCCAGAACAGTTTCAGAGACTGcttaaaataaatccagaatGGAAATCCCACAGACTTCTCGATTTAGGAGCTGGGGATGGAGAAGTCACTAAAGTCATGAGTCCTCACTTTGAAGAAATCTATGCCACTGAATTGTCTGAAACTATGATATGgcagcttcagaaaaagaaatacag GGTGCTTGGTATAAATGAATGGCAAAACACAGGATTTCAGTATGATGTTATCAGCTGTTTGAATTTGCTGGATCGCTGTGATCAACCACTGACTGTATTAAAAGATATTAGAAGTGTACTGGAGCCAACTAGAGGCAGAGTCATTCTAGCATTAGTTCTGCCATTTCACCCATATGTGGAAAATG tagGTGGCAAGTGGGAAAAGCCCTCAGAAGTTTTGGAAATCAAAGGGCACACTTGGGAAGAACAGGTGAATAGCCTGCCAGAAGTTTTCAgtaaagctggttttgccatagAGGCTTTCACCAGACTGCCATACCTATGTGAAGGTGATATGTATAATGACTACTATGTACTAGATGATGCTGTCTTCGTCCTCAAGCCAGTGTAA
- the IGSF6 gene encoding immunoglobulin superfamily member 6 isoform X1, with product MASFNQLKNMLMLAFDWILYGTGAADTCQVTVTQPRFQEADYSMHTVVLTCAFTASGCSLSPPQVLWFRFLANKHEDLCIPRCTDDKYKVHLSENNISLQINDLTVDDNAVYICGIAFSDSSSPRSKQTGDGTVLMKTGAEKQHSNGKLIFMIIASSLLFLYSTTVFTFFVVYKLKPKLLKKSGNEDQRTEDSKISSGRKIFRAIAQELQKQRYAEHCQQPDVLEDDTVYQNR from the exons ATGGCATCTTTCAACCAATTAAAAAACATGCTAATGCTGGCATTTGACTGGATTCTGTATGGTACTG GTGCTGCAGATACCTGCCAAGTCACTGTAACACAACCCAGATTTCAGGAAGCTGACTACTCTATGCACACTGTGGTCCTAACATGTGCTTTTACTGCCTCTGGATGCTCCTTGTCTCCACCTCAAGTTCTATGGTTTCGCTTTTTAGCTAATAAACATGAGGATTTGTGTATTCCTAGATGCACAGATGATAAGTACAAAGTACATTTatcagaaaataacatttcactTCAGATCAATGATCTGACTGTAGATGACAATGCTGTTTATATCTGTGGAATAGCATTTTCAGATTCAAGTTCACCCCGTTCTAAACAAACAGGAGATGGAACAGTACTAATGAAAACAG gagcagagaagcagcacagcaatgGAAAACTCATCTTCATGATCATCGCCTCATCGTTACTGTTTCTATACAGCACTACTGTATTCACATTCTTTGTAGTCTACAAG TTAAAACCAAAGCTGCTAAAGAAAAGTGGGAATGAAGACCAAAGAACAGAGGACTCT AAAATCAGTAGTGGACGAAAAATTTTTCGAGCCATTGCCCAAGAACTTCAAAAGCAGAGGTATGCTGAACATTGCCAACAGCCT GATGTTTTGGAAGATGACACTGTTTATCAGAACAGATGA
- the IGSF6 gene encoding immunoglobulin superfamily member 6 isoform X2 yields the protein MASFNQLKNMLMLAFDWILYGTGAADTCQVTVTQPRFQEADYSMHTVVLTCAFTASGCSLSPPQVLWFRFLANKHEDLCIPRCTDDKYKVHLSENNISLQINDLTVDDNAVYICGIAFSDSSSPRSKQTGDGTVLMKTGAEKQHSNGKLIFMIIASSLLFLYSTTVFTFFVVYKKISSGRKIFRAIAQELQKQRYAEHCQQPDVLEDDTVYQNR from the exons ATGGCATCTTTCAACCAATTAAAAAACATGCTAATGCTGGCATTTGACTGGATTCTGTATGGTACTG GTGCTGCAGATACCTGCCAAGTCACTGTAACACAACCCAGATTTCAGGAAGCTGACTACTCTATGCACACTGTGGTCCTAACATGTGCTTTTACTGCCTCTGGATGCTCCTTGTCTCCACCTCAAGTTCTATGGTTTCGCTTTTTAGCTAATAAACATGAGGATTTGTGTATTCCTAGATGCACAGATGATAAGTACAAAGTACATTTatcagaaaataacatttcactTCAGATCAATGATCTGACTGTAGATGACAATGCTGTTTATATCTGTGGAATAGCATTTTCAGATTCAAGTTCACCCCGTTCTAAACAAACAGGAGATGGAACAGTACTAATGAAAACAG gagcagagaagcagcacagcaatgGAAAACTCATCTTCATGATCATCGCCTCATCGTTACTGTTTCTATACAGCACTACTGTATTCACATTCTTTGTAGTCTACAAG AAAATCAGTAGTGGACGAAAAATTTTTCGAGCCATTGCCCAAGAACTTCAAAAGCAGAGGTATGCTGAACATTGCCAACAGCCT GATGTTTTGGAAGATGACACTGTTTATCAGAACAGATGA